AGGACAAAAAATTGATTTATCAATCTTTGAAGAAGGTGAATTTGTAGATGTAGTTGGAACATCCAAAGGTAAAGGTTTTGCCGGAACTATTAAAAGATATAACCAACACATCGGACCTAAATCTCACGGTGGAGGTGGAGGTTCTAAACCTATTCGTCAAACAGGTTCAATTGGTGATATTTCAGGAAACAAAGTTGTTAAAGGTATGACAATGCCAGGACACTTAGGGCATGAAAGAGTTACTTTACAAAATTTAGAAATTATTAAAATAGATTTAGCAAACAACATTTTAGTTGTTAAAGGATCAGTTCCTGGACCAAATAAGTCTTATTTAATTATTAAAGAAGCAGTTAAAAGAACAACTAAGAAAAAACCAGAAGTATTAGTTGTTTATACACAAGTAGAAACTAAGGAGGCAACTAATGAATAAAAAAGAAAACACAACTCAAACCAACAGTGCCCCTAAAAAAGAAATTATTAAACCAAAATCTTCAACTACTCATACTCACACACATAAGCACGTTCATACACATACTCACACACATGCTAAAAAAGTTGAACCTGCTAAAGAAGTAAAAAAAGAAGTTAAAGAAGTTAAAAAAGTAGTAGAGCCAAAACCAGTTGCAAAAACTACTCCAAAACCTGTTGTTGCTTCAAAAAAAGAAGACAAAAAAGTTGAAATTAAACAATCTAAAAATGTAGCAAAAGTTAATATTTCAAACAAAACTTCATTACCAAAAGAATTATTTGGAAAAACAGAAGCTCATTCTCAAGCTATATTCGATACTATCTTATATGAAAGAGGTTCACGTAGAAATCCAACTCATAAAGTAAAATCAAGAGCTGAAGTTAGTGGAACAGGTAAAAAACCTTGAAAACAAAAAGGAACAGGTAAAGCTAGAGCTGGTTCACTACGTTCTCCAATCTTTGTAGGTGGTGGTCGTGCTTTTGGACCTACAAATAATAAAAACTACAAAGTAAAATTAAACAAAAAAGTTCGTAGATTAGCATTTGTATCAGCTTTAAGCCAACTAGCTGCTAACAATCAAGTATTAGTTTCTGACTTTGCACAAAAAGAAATATCAACTAAAACATTAGTTAAAAAATTAGCTTCAGAAAAATTAAATGAATTAAGAAATATATTAATTATTTCTTCAGATTCAAACCTATTTTTATCAGCTCGTAATTTAAAAAATGTTAAAGTTACAAAATGAAGCTCAATTTTAGTAGAAGATTTAGTAAAAGCAGATGTGTTTGTAATTTCAGAATCAGATATTAAAAACTTAGAAGGAACAGTTAAATAATGAATATAAATGAAATTATTAAAGCTCCAATATTAACTGAAAAAACACATGAGCAAATGTCTGAAAATGTATATACATTTAAAGTAGACAGAAGAACTAATAAATCCGAAGTTAAAAAAGCAGTTGAACATATTTTTGCAGTTAAAGTAGAAAAAGTAAATATCTTTAATGTACCTAAAAAACCTAAAAAATTAGGACGTTTCCACGGGTTTACAAATGCATATAAAAAAGCAATTGTAACTTTAGCAGAAGGTTCAATTAACTTCTATCCAGAAGATACTCAAGAACAAAAAGAAGCAAAATTAAAAGCTGAACAAGAAACAAAAGCTAAAGAATCTACATTAAAAGAAAAAGCTAAAAAAATAGAAGAAAAAGTTGCTCAAAAATTAGGAATAAAAGCAAAAGCTTCAGAACAAGAAGCAAAATCAGAAAAAACAACAGCTTCTAAACCTAAAAAAGCAACTAAAGGAGAGTAAATATGGCGATGAAAATATACAAACCTACAACCAATGGGCTTCGTAATATGAGCTCTTTAGATTATTCAAAAAACCTTTCAGGACATGCTCCAGAAAAATCATTACTTGTTATTTTACCTAAAAAATCTGGTCGTAATAACACAGGAAAAATTACAACTAGACACCAAGGTGGAAGAAACAAAAGAAAATATAGAATTATAGATTTTAAAAGAAATAAATTTGATATTCCAGGTTATGTAAAATCTATAGAATATGATCCAAATAGATCAGCAAATATTTGTTTAATTAATTATGTAGATGGTGAAAAAAGATATATTTTAGCTCCTAAAGACATTAAAATTGGACAAAAAGTTGTCTCAAGCGATGAAGCTGATATTTTAGTTGGAAACTCACTTCCTTTATCAAGAATTCCTGAAGGTACATTTATTCACAATGTAGAATTACAACCAGGAAAAGGTGGACAATTAGCTCGTTCAGCAGGTTCTTCAATTCAAATCCAAGGTAAAGACGATGATGGAAAATATGTTGTTTTAAAACTAAAATCTGGTGAATACCGTCGTGTATTAGCAAGATGTAGAGCAACAATTGGTGTAGTAGGTAATGAAGAACATA
This Mycoplasma sp. 1654_15 DNA region includes the following protein-coding sequences:
- the rplB gene encoding 50S ribosomal protein L2, whose amino-acid sequence is MAMKIYKPTTNGLRNMSSLDYSKNLSGHAPEKSLLVILPKKSGRNNTGKITTRHQGGRNKRKYRIIDFKRNKFDIPGYVKSIEYDPNRSANICLINYVDGEKRYILAPKDIKIGQKVVSSDEADILVGNSLPLSRIPEGTFIHNVELQPGKGGQLARSAGSSIQIQGKDDDGKYVVLKLKSGEYRRVLARCRATIGVVGNEEHNLVNIGKAGRNRHLGIRPTVRGSVMNPNDHPHGGGEGKQPIGRKAPLTPWGKKALGIKTRNNKKASTKLILRRRKDTK
- the rplC gene encoding 50S ribosomal protein L3 yields the protein MKGILGKKVGMTQLFTEEGISIPVTVIEVQPNVVSNVLTKEKNGYEAIQLAAFDKKKSRFTKPELGHFKKAESNPKRFVKEFRNMQGELGQKIDLSIFEEGEFVDVVGTSKGKGFAGTIKRYNQHIGPKSHGGGGGSKPIRQTGSIGDISGNKVVKGMTMPGHLGHERVTLQNLEIIKIDLANNILVVKGSVPGPNKSYLIIKEAVKRTTKKKPEVLVVYTQVETKEATNE
- the rplW gene encoding 50S ribosomal protein L23; amino-acid sequence: MNINEIIKAPILTEKTHEQMSENVYTFKVDRRTNKSEVKKAVEHIFAVKVEKVNIFNVPKKPKKLGRFHGFTNAYKKAIVTLAEGSINFYPEDTQEQKEAKLKAEQETKAKESTLKEKAKKIEEKVAQKLGIKAKASEQEAKSEKTTASKPKKATKGE
- the rplD gene encoding 50S ribosomal protein L4, whose amino-acid sequence is MNKKENTTQTNSAPKKEIIKPKSSTTHTHTHKHVHTHTHTHAKKVEPAKEVKKEVKEVKKVVEPKPVAKTTPKPVVASKKEDKKVEIKQSKNVAKVNISNKTSLPKELFGKTEAHSQAIFDTILYERGSRRNPTHKVKSRAEVSGTGKKPWKQKGTGKARAGSLRSPIFVGGGRAFGPTNNKNYKVKLNKKVRRLAFVSALSQLAANNQVLVSDFAQKEISTKTLVKKLASEKLNELRNILIISSDSNLFLSARNLKNVKVTKWSSILVEDLVKADVFVISESDIKNLEGTVK